A single Streptococcus thermophilus DNA region contains:
- the gatB gene encoding Asp-tRNA(Asn)/Glu-tRNA(Gln) amidotransferase subunit GatB has translation MNFETVIGLEVHVELNTNSKIFSPTSAHFGNEQNTNTNVIDWSFPGVLPVLNKGVVDAGIKAALALNMDIHQHMHFDRKNYFYPDNPKAYQISQFDEPIGYNGWIEVQLEDGTTKKIRIERAHLEEDAGKNTHGTDGFSYVDLNRQGVPLIEIVSEADMRSPEEAYAYLTALKEVIQYTGISDVKMEEGSMRVDANISLRPYGQEEFGTKTELKNLNSFSNVRKGLEYEVQRQAKILRSGGVIRQETRRYDEASKSTILMRVKEGAADYRYFPEPDLPLFEISDEWIEEMRTELPEFPKDRRARYVAELGLSDYDANQLTATKVTSDFFEAAVALGGDAKQVSNWLQGEVAQFLNAEGKTLEEIQLTPENLVEMIAIIEDGTISSKIAKKVFVHLAKNGGGAREYVEKAGLVQISDPEVLIPIIHQVFADNEAAIADFKSGKRNADKAFTGFLMKATKGQANPQVALKLLAQELAKLKED, from the coding sequence ATGAACTTTGAAACAGTCATCGGACTTGAAGTCCACGTTGAATTGAATACAAACTCAAAAATTTTCTCACCAACCTCTGCTCACTTTGGGAACGAGCAAAATACCAATACTAATGTAATCGACTGGTCTTTCCCAGGGGTACTTCCTGTCTTGAACAAGGGTGTTGTGGACGCTGGAATCAAGGCCGCTTTGGCGCTGAATATGGATATCCACCAGCACATGCACTTTGACCGTAAGAACTACTTCTATCCTGATAATCCAAAAGCCTACCAAATTTCGCAATTTGACGAGCCAATCGGTTATAACGGTTGGATTGAAGTGCAATTGGAAGACGGAACAACTAAGAAAATCAGGATTGAACGGGCTCACTTGGAAGAAGATGCCGGTAAGAACACGCATGGAACAGACGGTTTCTCTTATGTTGACCTTAACCGTCAAGGGGTGCCATTGATCGAGATTGTATCTGAAGCCGATATGCGTTCTCCTGAAGAAGCCTACGCTTATTTGACAGCTCTCAAAGAAGTCATCCAATACACAGGCATTTCTGATGTCAAGATGGAAGAAGGATCTATGCGTGTGGATGCCAATATTTCCCTTCGTCCATATGGTCAAGAGGAATTTGGTACCAAGACGGAGTTGAAAAACTTGAACTCCTTCTCGAATGTCCGCAAAGGTCTTGAATACGAAGTGCAACGTCAAGCGAAAATCTTGCGCTCAGGTGGTGTCATTCGTCAAGAAACACGCCGTTATGATGAAGCCAGCAAGAGCACAATCCTTATGCGTGTCAAAGAAGGAGCAGCAGATTACCGTTACTTCCCAGAACCAGACCTTCCATTGTTTGAAATCTCAGATGAGTGGATTGAGGAAATGCGTACGGAGTTACCAGAATTTCCAAAAGACCGCCGTGCTCGCTATGTGGCAGAGCTTGGTTTGTCTGACTATGATGCCAACCAATTGACAGCTACGAAGGTTACTTCTGACTTCTTTGAAGCAGCCGTAGCCCTTGGTGGAGACGCCAAACAAGTCTCTAACTGGCTTCAAGGTGAAGTCGCTCAGTTCTTGAACGCAGAAGGCAAAACGCTTGAAGAAATCCAATTGACACCCGAAAACTTGGTAGAAATGATTGCTATCATCGAAGATGGCACCATCTCATCTAAGATTGCCAAGAAAGTATTCGTTCATTTGGCGAAAAACGGTGGCGGTGCGCGTGAATACGTCGAAAAAGCTGGATTGGTACAGATTTCAGATCCTGAAGTCTTGATTCCAATCATCCACCAAGTCTTTGCAGATAATGAAGCAGCCATAGCCGACTTCAAGTCAGGTAAACGTAATGCTGACAAGGCCTTCACAGGCTTCCTCATGAAAGCAACTAAAGGCCAAGCAAACCCACAAGTAGCCCTCAAGTTACTTGCCCAAGAATTGGCTAAGTTGAAAGAAGATTGA
- a CDS encoding glycosyltransferase yields the protein MIPEFVQENRVLYLDCDMIFTQDLLPLFEVDLNGFGIRAVALAHQKEQNLHQRC from the coding sequence GTGATTCCTGAGTTTGTTCAAGAAAATCGCGTTTTATATTTAGACTGTGATATGATTTTCACGCAGGATTTGTTACCACTTTTTGAAGTAGATTTAAACGGATTTGGCATTAGAGCTGTTGCTCTTGCCCATCAAAAAGAGCAAAATCTTCATCAAAGATGCTGA
- the gatA gene encoding Asp-tRNA(Asn)/Glu-tRNA(Gln) amidotransferase subunit GatA — translation MSFNNKTIEELHNLLVSKEISATELTQATIDDIKAREEAVNAFVTVAEEAALAQAKAIDEKGIDADNLLSGIPFAVKDNISTDGILTTAASKMLYNYEPIFDATAVANAKAKDMIVIGKTNMDEFAMGGSGETSYYGSTKNAWDHSKVPGGSSSGSAAAVASGQVRLSLGSDTGGSIRQPAAFNGIVGLKPTYGTVSRFGLIAFGSSLDQIGTFSQTVKENAQLLNVIASEDAKDSTSAPVRIADFTSKIGQDIKGMKIALPKEYLGEGIDPEVKETILDAAKHFEKLGATVEEVSLPHSKYGVAVYYIIASSEASSNLQRFDGIRYGFRAEDAKNLDDIYVNTRSQGFGDEVKRRIMLGTFSLSSGYYDAYYKKAGQVRTLIIQDFEKVFADYDLILGPTAPSVAFDLDTLNHDPVAMYLADLLTTPVNLAGLPGISIPAGFAQGLPVGLQLIGPKYSEETIYQAAAAFEATTDYHKQQPVIFGGDN, via the coding sequence ATGTCATTCAACAATAAAACCATTGAAGAGTTGCACAATCTCCTTGTCTCTAAGGAAATTTCAGCAACCGAATTGACACAAGCGACCATTGACGATATCAAGGCGCGTGAAGAAGCAGTCAATGCCTTTGTGACAGTAGCAGAAGAAGCTGCCCTTGCACAAGCTAAGGCCATTGACGAAAAAGGAATCGATGCTGACAACCTCCTGTCAGGGATTCCATTCGCTGTCAAAGACAATATCTCTACTGACGGCATTTTGACGACTGCGGCCTCAAAAATGCTCTATAACTACGAGCCTATTTTTGATGCGACAGCGGTTGCTAATGCCAAAGCTAAAGATATGATTGTCATCGGGAAAACTAACATGGATGAATTTGCCATGGGTGGATCTGGTGAGACTTCTTACTATGGATCAACCAAGAATGCTTGGGATCACAGCAAGGTTCCTGGTGGGTCATCTAGTGGTTCGGCAGCAGCTGTAGCTTCAGGTCAAGTCCGTTTGTCTCTTGGTTCAGATACAGGTGGCTCTATCCGCCAACCGGCTGCCTTTAACGGGATTGTTGGCCTTAAGCCAACTTACGGAACGGTTTCTCGTTTCGGTCTCATTGCTTTTGGTAGCTCACTTGACCAGATTGGTACGTTCTCACAAACTGTTAAGGAAAATGCCCAATTGCTCAATGTTATTGCCAGTGAAGATGCTAAGGATTCAACATCTGCGCCAGTCCGCATAGCCGATTTTACTTCTAAGATTGGTCAAGACATCAAAGGCATGAAGATTGCTCTTCCTAAGGAATACCTTGGGGAAGGGATTGACCCAGAAGTTAAAGAAACCATCCTCGATGCGGCTAAGCACTTTGAAAAATTGGGAGCAACAGTCGAGGAAGTCAGCCTGCCTCATTCTAAATACGGGGTTGCTGTCTACTACATCATTGCTTCATCTGAAGCCTCTTCAAACTTGCAACGTTTCGATGGCATTCGCTATGGTTTCCGTGCGGAAGATGCCAAGAACTTGGATGACATCTACGTAAACACTCGTAGCCAAGGCTTTGGTGATGAAGTCAAACGTCGTATCATGCTGGGTACCTTTAGTTTGTCATCTGGTTACTACGATGCTTACTACAAGAAAGCTGGTCAAGTTCGTACCCTCATCATCCAAGACTTCGAAAAAGTCTTTGCGGATTACGATCTCATCCTTGGTCCTACAGCTCCAAGCGTAGCTTTCGATTTGGATACGCTCAATCATGATCCTGTTGCCATGTACTTGGCGGACTTGTTGACCACTCCAGTTAACTTGGCAGGTCTTCCAGGGATTTCGATTCCTGCAGGTTTTGCGCAAGGTCTTCCAGTTGGTTTGCAGTTGATTGGTCCTAAGTATTCTGAAGAGACCATCTATCAAGCCGCAGCTGCTTTTGAAGCTACAACGGATTACCATAAGCAACAACCCGTGATTTTTGGAGGTGACAATTAA
- a CDS encoding glycosyltransferase, which yields MALELLLLPIKKSKIFIKDAENGYLVPYSETMDEDLLVSQMADKILFALESDLESMYQSSYDLAKHYLNQKC from the coding sequence TTGGCATTAGAGCTGTTGCTCTTGCCCATCAAAAAGAGCAAAATCTTCATCAAAGATGCTGAGAATGGGTATCTGGTCCCTTATAGCGAGACTATGGATGAGGATTTACTTGTTTCTCAGATGGCCGATAAGATTTTATTTGCCTTAGAAAGTGATCTTGAGTCTATGTACCAATCCTCATACGACCTGGCAAAACATTATTTGAACCAGAAATGTTAG
- the gatC gene encoding Asp-tRNA(Asn)/Glu-tRNA(Gln) amidotransferase subunit GatC, giving the protein MKITQEEVTHVANLSKLKFSPEETAEFATTLSKIVDMVELLEEVDTTGVAPTTTMADRKTVLRPDVAEKGTDRDRLFKNVPEKDNYYIKVPAILEDGGDA; this is encoded by the coding sequence ATGAAAATTACGCAAGAAGAGGTAACCCACGTTGCCAATCTTTCAAAATTGAAATTCTCTCCAGAAGAGACAGCTGAGTTTGCGACAACCTTATCGAAGATTGTTGATATGGTGGAATTGTTGGAAGAAGTGGACACAACTGGTGTTGCCCCAACAACGACCATGGCGGACCGCAAGACTGTACTGCGTCCGGATGTTGCTGAAAAAGGGACTGACCGTGACCGTTTGTTTAAAAATGTACCTGAAAAAGACAATTACTATATCAAAGTACCAGCTATCCTAGAAGATGGAGGAGATGCCTAA